The window ctATTGAAGCTACGGATTACATAAAAACAGTGTTAAGTGAGAattttacagcattaaatgcttacatcaaaaaagcagaaagatttTAAACAAACAATGTCACCCAAGAAACtaggaaagcaagagcaaaccaaacccaaaattagagaagaaaagaaataatgaagaccagagcaaaactaaacaaattagatacaaaaaaaaaaaacaaagaaataatgaacaaaaagttggttttgttaagagataaataaaactgCTAGCTAAAATAACCGAGGCGGAGGGaagaaaagacacaaatgaacaaaaacaaagaaaaaagaaaaaaaatcacaattgaaaccacagaaatacaaaagatcttaCTATAATAAACAAGGATATACtaaaaaactggaaaatgtagaggaaatagataaattcctgaatACGTAAAACCTACCACAATTGAATCAGGAGGAAATAGAACACGTGTACAGTGTAATGAGATTGGCCAGTAAtgaaaagtctcccaacaaagaaaaatccaggaacagatggcttcattgctgaattctgtcaaactttcaaagaaaaactaacatCAATTCcccctcaaagtactcaaaaaaattgaagaggaggaaatTCTTCCTAAATCATTCAATGAGGTAAGCATTACTCTGACACCAACATCagacaaggacacacacacacaaaaagaaaactatagaccaatttCCCTGATGAACATACTTACAAAAATCCTCAGAAAATTACTATTAAACTGAAATCAACAAAACATCAAAAGATAATATACCATGATTAAGGGGGATTTATCCTGGAGAcacaagtatggtttaatacACAGAAACCTATAAACATAAATCACAACATCAATAGTATAAAGGAAAAaacatataattattttgatagatgaagaaaacgcatttgataaaattcaatatctctTCATGAtacaaacactcaacaaactaagcacagaagaaacatacttcaatGTGATAAAGTCCGCGTATGGGAAACACACAGTCAACATCATTCTAAATGAGGAAAATCTGaaaacctttcctctaagaactgaaacaagacgaGGATGCCCACGTTCATCACTCCTGTTCAATAAGGTACTAGAAGTtctagtcagagcaatcagacaagagaaaaccatccaaattggaaaagaagaggtCAGATTGTtactctttgcagatgacatgatcttatatctagaaaagcaaaaagacaccaccaaaaaactcttagattttATGAATAAATTCAGTAGTTACAAGATACAGCATCAAAATAAacatcaatagcatttctatacaccaataatgcaTTAGctaaggaagaaattataaaggcaatcccatttacaacacctacaaaaacaatagaatacctaggaataaatttaactcaGGAGATGAAAacttttagaaggaaaactacaaaacactgatgaaaaaaataaagaacactaaAACAAATTGAAAGATATTCCATACTCATGAATCAGAAGAATTACTATTGTTAAAAtcaccatactgcccaaagcaatctacagattcaatgaatccgtatcaaaataccagtgtcattcttcacagaaatagaaaaaaaaattctaaaattcatttggaatgaAAAAACACCCTGAATAGCCagagcaatcctgagcaaaaagagcaaagctggaggcatcacactacctgacttcaaaatatgttaCAAGGCTATAGTCAACAAAATAACATGCTATTATATAAAAGCTgatacataaaccaatggaaaataataaagaacccAAAATAAACCCCCATATTTACAACCAACTGAATTTGACAAAGATACCAAGaatatacattggggaaaggacaaatttctaaataaattgttcaaaaaaatggaattcatatgcagaagaatgaaacatgGGCTTATATCTCTCAGCATATACAAGAGCCAACttaatatggattaaagacttaaatctaagacctgaaactataaaactactagaagaacaCACAAGAAACATACTCTATGATGTTAGAGTATGCAAGGAGTTTTGgggtaagacttcaaaagcacaggtaatgatagcaatttcaaaaaaatactaaaaatagagctaccattcaaTTCAGCAATCTAACTACTGTGTGTctatacaaaggaaaataaatcagtatatcaaagggatgcCTGAACTTCCATggttatttcagcactattcacaatagcaaagatatgtaatcaacctaagtgtccatcaacgagtgaatggaaaaagaaaatacagtatatacatacaatgaaatactacttggttgcaaaaaagaatgaaatcatgtcatttgcaacaacatagatgaaactggaggtcattatcttaagtgaaataagtcaagcacagaaaggcaaacattgcatgttctcactcatataaaGCTAGAAAAGTCAGTATCATGGAGATAGATATCATGgagaatagaatgatagataccTGAGGCAGGGAAAGGTGTTTATGGGGGATGGTGGGGatgttggttaatgggtacaaacaaaaagatagaaggaataagttttaaTATTCGACAGCAGAGTAAGGTGACTAGTTTATAACAATGTATTCTGTATTTCACAATAGCtaggagagaaaaattaaaatgttcctaacaaagaaaaatgataaataccCCAGGTGATGGATAATCTAAATTTCCTGatatcctgacttgatcattacacattctattcatGTAACAAGGTATCATATGTACCCTGTAATTGTGTACAAGTATTACGAATTCATAAAAAATAGCAATAGAGACTCTTCTTATTTCCTGTATTAGTTATATCCAAGCTACTCTCTTGCTGGAGCAACTATGGTGGTGGTTGTAGTGGTGTAGTGAtgctggtggtgatgatgatgatgatgatgaagacaaTGATGATATATTCCTGCTAATAAACTTCAATTAAATGACAGCTAATTATGTGTCAAGCATTGTGCCAACCAAATTTCAGATAGTAACTCAATTTTATGCCTTAGACTAGTTTGTTATGTAAATGTTATTTTGCTCACTTTGCAGTAAAGAGACTGACATTTGGAGAAGTTGAATAATATGTTCCTCGAATCAGTCAAACActaattaaggaaaataaaacaggtttAAAATCACACAAATAATCTTTAGTATGACCCAAAATTCCTACAATAATCATGAGAGCCTGGTCCCGGGGACAGACGAAAgatagaaataaatccaaatgatCATATGATATTGTTAATAAAGtaggtttaaaaagaaatgaaatatccaTTCACAAAAATATAGGCATAGCTACTTTATTCAGGGagtgaaagaaaaatgacaattGCACAGATAGTAGAAGCTCATGCCAggtgacagacagacacagaagaCATCAATAGAATTCTTCGATGGCACCCAAAGACGCTCTGAAAGGCTGGTACAGCTGAGGACTTCCTTTTCTCAGTCTCCACCTGGACAGTGGCAGTATGGCAGCCTCAGAAAGGAAACCTTTTGCTGTCAGGAATCATCACGGGCAGATCACAGGCTAAGGGAAAAGAAGATCCCTGTGTATCCCTGGGTGGCTTTGATGAGAAGATGCAGGTGGAGCTGTGGAATGAGGTGAGCCAATTATCCTTACCCTTTCATGGTCCTGATGAATCCTGAAGCTGTTACTTGCTCTTGGGTGGATACTTTGgctggcagggtggggaaggtgtCACAGGAGGATATTTCTGCTGGCactgctgaggtgggcagagctgTGGACACTTTGGTGGTGGGCAGGGCTCAGGGCATTTCGGGGGTGGACATGGCTCTGGGCACTTTGGCGTGGGGCACACAGGAGGTGGCTGGCAGGGCTGCTTGCACTGCTGCTGTTGATAAGACATCCTGCTGGAGTCTCAGGATCTGAAAGAAATGATACGACAGTGTTCACGGGAAGGCACTACTACAAAGAAAAGCCAACGCTTATGTAATACCATGGGATATTATTTCTCCAATCTccgaaaaattattaaaactcgggaggctgaggcaggggaatggcatgaacccaggaggcggagcttgcagagagccgagatagcaccactgcagtctggcctgggccaaagagcgagacaccgtctctaaaaaaaaaaaaaaactcctaatgCCTATTTCATGACTCTCTGGTTTCTCCTTTCCACTTTAGCAAATTGCTTTATCGACCCTGGGAAATCCTGTGTTTTCTCATgcaatttttccaaagaaaatatctCTGTTATAAAGAATCAAGCATGAAAATAACCACTTCAAGAAAGACAGTCACAAGTTCAGATACCCTGGGCAATCTCAGAAGCTATTCCTATCATCATTATCTATTGTAAAGTCCCAGTGGGCTGATGAGCACAGAGCAAAGGGCCATTTGGGAAGAATTGCAGGCTGTCACACCTGCTAAAACACAAATGTTTGAAAAGGACACtagaaagatacagaaaaaaggaaaaacactttgcttttacctcttccccaaatcaaAGCCTTCCTATTAACTTTGCTGTTCATATGAACACCAAATTGCTTAcaaaaaaaagctaaaacaatGTATCACTATGATCTAATCCTAAGGTTCCATCCACTAAGTAGTGTCAAAACTGTCATCAAAGGTTTGGATCAACCATACTTTCTGTCTTCAGATTAAATTCAACATTTGAGGGCACAAAGAACAGAGAAATTCAAGTAAGCAGATTCACCAAGTTCTCCAAAGCAGATCGGTTCTCAAGTACCAGTAGCTTAGGAGTCGTGCTGCAGAGAACCCCTTCACAGGGCCTGCTGCCCCACCCAGGGGGAAACGGAACTGCCTAAAATGGGCTGGTCCAGTAATGTCCCATCCAAAATGCACATTTATTCATAACTGGTATGACAGGGaatctcaaaaaaggaaatgtCCTGTTCTGAGATCTCCCACTGGGTTAAGTGCTCATGACTGACAAAGGCCCTGCCTTAGCTCTCAGTTTCAGTGACTTACGGCAGAGAGAAAATTGGGAGATTCTCTAACTGGTGCTCCAAGGCTGTCTTTCTTGATTGGGGGAAAGGATCCCTTTCTATCTTACCCTTTCCCTGAATTGTAAAACTTCCTGCTCTGATCCACTTTAGCTGATTTCTATATTGTTGTAAATGAACTCAACTCTATCTCTACTCCCTTAGTATAATTTGCCAATTTGCTAGAAGCAATGAGAAACTGAACATAGTTCTATCATTGGCAAGTCCTGTGATCACAGGTAGGTCACTTCTCCTCCCTGGGTTGGAGCCTTTCTCTATTCACAGGAGAAAATAATACTTGGCTCTGGGTTGGAGACTGTCCACATTGTGCTATTTGTAGACTTTTCTTCAAGCCTGAAAttttttcctccatctcttttttttttcctgtataatCCTTTGTTTGACCtatattctttgcatttttagagCTGTCTTTTCCACCCAATTCATAGAGGCATTTCTCTGCTAGGACAGATTCCACAGTGGAATCCAGTCCCCTCAGTGCTTTTCCTCCTTGCTGCCCTCAAAGATGTGTACTAcagaccttttaaaaaatttaaaaatgtactctTAATCACCACAttaaagaaatggagagaagtgAACAAAAACCACAAGGACTAAAACCTATTTATTGAACCGTTCCTATGTGGTTCCCCACAGCAGAGA of the Symphalangus syndactylus isolate Jambi chromosome 12, NHGRI_mSymSyn1-v2.1_pri, whole genome shotgun sequence genome contains:
- the LOC134734720 gene encoding small proline-rich protein 2B-like, encoding MSYQQQQCKQPCQPPPVCPTPKCPEPCPPPKCPEPCPPPKCPQLCPPQQCQQKYPPVTPSPPCQPKYPPKSK